In Virgibacillus sp. NKC19-16, a single genomic region encodes these proteins:
- a CDS encoding cytochrome c biogenesis CcdA family protein has translation MSEINIFIAFGAGFLSFISPCVLPLYPAFLSYITGMSVNELKEDNRKVNKKALMHTIFFLIGFSSIFIMLGFTTSFISEFLITYQDVIRQIGAIVIIFFGLVIVGVFNFEFLMKDRKITFKNRPAGFVGSFFIGMAFSLGWTPCMGPILAIVLSLAATNPDIGMIMMVSYILGFSIPFLVLSFFVGKLKWIRKHSARLVKIGGYIMIFMGIALFFDWMTKLTAYLAGWFGFMGF, from the coding sequence ATGTCCGAAATTAATATCTTCATTGCCTTTGGCGCGGGATTTTTATCATTTATATCACCGTGTGTATTACCTCTTTATCCTGCCTTTTTATCCTATATAACAGGTATGAGTGTAAACGAATTAAAAGAAGATAATAGGAAAGTGAATAAAAAAGCTTTAATGCATACAATTTTCTTCCTGATCGGGTTTTCAAGTATTTTTATTATGCTTGGTTTTACTACATCTTTTATCTCAGAGTTTTTAATAACATACCAGGATGTTATCAGGCAAATAGGTGCGATTGTCATTATTTTCTTTGGTCTTGTTATCGTTGGGGTTTTCAATTTTGAATTTCTAATGAAGGACAGAAAGATTACATTTAAAAATCGTCCAGCAGGGTTTGTGGGTTCTTTCTTTATTGGTATGGCCTTTTCCTTGGGATGGACGCCATGTATGGGACCTATTCTTGCTATCGTACTCTCATTAGCTGCGACTAATCCTGACATTGGTATGATTATGATGGTTAGTTACATATTAGGGTTTTCCATTCCATTCCTCGTATTATCTTTCTTTGTTGGAAAGTTAAAATGGATTCGGAAACATAGTGCTCGATTAGTAAAAATCGGTGGCTATATTATGATATTTATGGGAATTGCACTATTCTTTGACTGGATGACAAAATTAACCGCCTATTTAGCAGGATGGTTTGGATTTATGGGCTTTTAA
- a CDS encoding DUF2621 family protein, protein MVDYLIVLWGFIMIALMGIGGFFMFRKFLKKLPKEDGKSNMDWEEYYMEQTRHMWEENEKTLLEELISPVPELFRDVARHKIASKIGEVALKKQQGKITQDILIEGYIIATPKRDHKFLRKKLKQKNIDVTPYEPFFEQSQSDYSTNWRERYYKK, encoded by the coding sequence ATGGTCGACTATTTAATTGTATTATGGGGATTTATTATGATAGCGCTGATGGGAATTGGCGGTTTCTTCATGTTTCGTAAGTTCTTAAAAAAGCTGCCAAAAGAAGATGGTAAATCCAATATGGACTGGGAAGAATATTACATGGAACAAACAAGACATATGTGGGAGGAAAATGAAAAAACACTACTGGAAGAACTAATTTCCCCCGTCCCAGAATTGTTTAGGGATGTGGCAAGACATAAAATTGCAAGTAAAATAGGTGAAGTAGCATTAAAGAAACAACAGGGTAAAATTACACAGGATATATTGATTGAAGGATATATTATAGCCACTCCAAAAAGAGATCATAAATTTCTAAGAAAAAAGCTCAAACAAAAAAATATTGATGTGACTCCATATGAACCCTTTTTTGAACAGTCACAGTCCGATTACTCCACCAATTGGCGGGAACGTTACTATAAGAAATAA
- a CDS encoding CcdC family protein, which yields MFWLVASTVVAAFMAGAMIVMRLKAAKKPASIKKIILPPLFMSTGAFMFIFPVFQIRWVQVLEALAVGIICSIFLIKTSKFEIRDQDIYLIPSKAFAFILVGLLLFRIIFKLAIGSTISLGQTSGMFFILAFGMIVTWRLSMLYKFVQLEKNLNY from the coding sequence ATGTTTTGGTTAGTTGCAAGTACCGTAGTGGCAGCATTTATGGCTGGTGCTATGATAGTGATGCGGTTAAAAGCTGCAAAAAAGCCAGCATCCATAAAAAAAATTATCTTGCCACCATTGTTTATGAGTACCGGAGCCTTCATGTTTATTTTTCCAGTGTTCCAGATTAGATGGGTACAGGTTCTAGAAGCTTTGGCTGTGGGAATTATTTGCTCCATCTTTCTCATTAAAACATCTAAATTTGAAATCCGTGATCAGGATATTTATTTAATTCCATCTAAGGCTTTTGCCTTTATACTGGTTGGTCTATTACTTTTTAGAATCATTTTCAAGTTGGCTATCGGAAGCACAATATCTCTGGGACAGACTAGTGGGATGTTCTTTATTCTTGCTTTCGGTATGATTGTTACATGGCGACTGTCAATGTTGTATAAGTTTGTACAACTTGAAAAGAATCTAAATTATTAA